In the genome of Dioscorea cayenensis subsp. rotundata cultivar TDr96_F1 chromosome 1, TDr96_F1_v2_PseudoChromosome.rev07_lg8_w22 25.fasta, whole genome shotgun sequence, one region contains:
- the LOC120262397 gene encoding thaumatin-like protein 1: ISPPSPKHHQWHSLSSPPPSSSSSSSFFTFKVNSTTFTFTNKCANTIWPATLSNSGTAPLSTTGFILPSGTSLSIQAPTGWSGRFWARTSCSTTLNHLTCATGDCGSGQIECSGSGATPPATLAEFTLAGPSSTKDFYDVSLVDGYNIPMMVVAANGGCESTGCAVDLNNRCPAELRVGEGCRSACEAFGKEEYCCSGVYANPSVCKPTVYSEMFKAACPRSYSYAFDDPSSTFTCDAPADYSIIFCPNPLDPSSSSSFGEDDGSSSPSQKSSRDGTTEPTTKGVVLEGGESWLANLAMGDDAPSSRKNFSIFHQFLLIFFLIYLLF; this comes from the exons atctctcctccttctcccaAGCATCATCAATGGCattctctctcttctcctcctccttcttcttcttcttcttcttccttcttcacCTTCAAAG TGAACAGCACAACCTTCACATTCACAAACAAGTGCGCAAACACAATCTGGCCAGCAACTCTCTCCAACTCCGGCACCGCTCCACTCTCCACCACCGGCTTCATCCTCCCTTCCGGCACATCCCTCTCCATCCAAGCCCCAACCGGCTGGTCCGGTCGTTTCTGGGCTCGAACAAGCTGCAGCACAACCCTCAACCACCTCACCTGCGCCACCGGCGACTGCGGATCCGGCCAAATCGAGTGTTCCGGCTCCGGCGCCACTCCTCCCGCAACCCTAGCCGAGTTCACCCTCGCTGGTCCATCATCCACAAAGGACTTCTACGATGTCAGCCTCGTCGATGGGTACAACATTCCGATGATGGTTGTGGCGGCGAATGGTGGGTGTGAATCGACGGGGTGTGCCGTGGATCTGAACAACCGTTGTCCGGCGGAGCTTAGGGTTGGAGAAGGGTGTAGGAGTGCTTGTGAAGCGTTTGGGAAAGAGGAGTATTGTTGCAGTGGAGTGTATGCAAACCCTAGTGTTTGTAAACCAACAGTGTATTCAGAGATGTTTAAGGCGGCGTGTCCAAGATCTTATAGTTATGCATTTGATGATCCTAGTTCTACTTTCACTTGTGATGCTCCTGCTGATTATTCCATCATCTTTTGCCCTAATCCTCttgatccttcttcttcttcttcttttggtgAGGATGATGGTTCTTCAAGTCCCAG TCAGAAGTCAAGCAGAGATGGCACCACTGAACCAACCACAAAAGGAGTGGTATTAGAAGGTGGAGAATCTTGGCTTGCAAACTTGGCCATGGGTGATGATGCTCCATCATCAAGgaaaaatttttctatttttcatcaatttttattaattttctttttaatctatCTCTTGTTTTAA